CGGCGTCATGCAGGGCCTCATGTGGCGCGCCTATAACGAGTTCGGCTTCCTCGAATACTCGTTCGTCGAAACCGTCGAGGCGATGCACCCCTATTACATCATCCGCGCAGGCGGCGGGGCACTCTATCTGATCGGCGCTCTGATCATGGTCTACAATTTGTGGAAGACGGCGACGAGCAACGAGCCCGCGCACGTGCGCGTCGCTGACGCCCCGGCCGCAGCCATCGCCGTGCCGGCGGAATAGGGGGCTCATCCGATGTGGAAGTTTCACAAATGGTTCGAGCGCCACACGCTCCTTCTGCTGATCGGCATCCTCGTCGTTGTCTCGATCGGCGGGCTGGTGCAGATCACGCCGCTCTTCTTCATCGAGTCGACCATCGAGCGCGTCGACGGCGTTAGACCCTATACGCCGCTCGAACTCGCCGGCCGCGAAGTTTACGTCCGCGAGGGTTGCTACGTCTGCCACTCGCAGATGGTGCGTCCATTGCGCGACGAGGTCGAACGTTACGGCCATTACTCGCTCGCGGCCGAGAGCATGTACGATCACCCGTTTCAATGGGGATCCAAGCGCACAGGTCCCGATCTCGCGCGCGTCGGCGAGCGCTATTCCGACGAATGGCATCGTGCGCACTTGGTCGACCCACGCTCGGTTGTGCCAGAATCGGTGATGCCGCCTTACGCGTTCCTGGAAGCGCAAGAACTCGACACCGCGCACATGGACGCACATTTGCGCGCCAATCGTATGTTGCGGGTGCCGTACACAGACGAGCAACTCGCCAACGCCAATAGCGACGCGCGCGCGCAGGCCGAACCGCTCGGATCTAACGCCTACGATTTCGAACAGCGTTATCCGGGCGTCGCCGTTCGCGACTTCGACGGCGATCCAAATCGCGTCACCGAAATGGATGCCTTGATCGCGTATCTGCAGATGCTGGGTTCGGGCGTCGATTTCTCGACCTATCGCGCCGACGCGCCCGAGAACGAACGGTGAGGCGGCCATGACGTACGCTGAAGCTTCGCACTTTGCGCAGACTTGGGGGCTTTTGCTTCTGCTCGTCCTCTTTGTGGGCGTGCTGATCTACACGTTCTGGCCTGGCAATCGCGAGAAATTCAAACGCGCAGCTGAAACGCCGCTCCAAGACGAGGACGAAGATGGCCGACAAGATTGAGCGCGACGACCACAGCGGCACCGACACGACCGGTCACGAATGGGACGGCATCAAGGAACTCGACACCCCGCTGCCGCGGTGGTGGCTCTATATTTTCTACGCCTCGATAGTCGCGGCGATCATCTATTGGGTGCTGATGCCGGCTTGGCCGTTGGCCAATGGCTATACCAGAGGGCTCCTCAATTGGTCGGACCGGCGTAATGTGGCGGCCGAGGTGCAAACGCTAGAGTCTTCTCGCGCGCCAATGTTCGAGCGTCTGGCGCATGCATCGAGCAGCGATCTTGCCCGCGATCCAGAGCTGCAGGAATTTGCCCGCGCTGCGGGTGAATCGGTATTCGGCGACAATTGCCAGACGTGTCATGGCGCCGGCGGCGCCGGCGCGCCGGGATATCCGGTGCTGGCAGATGATGTTTGGATTTGGGGCGGTTCGATGGATGAGATCGAGCACACGCTTCGCGTCGGCATTCGTTCGGGTCATCCGGACGCGCGCTTGTCGATGATGCCGGCGTTCGGCCGCGATCGGCTTTTGACCGACGCACAAATCGGCGATGTGACCGAACATGTGATTGCGGTGTCGAGTGCGCGGACGCGTTTGCCGCCGGACATGCGGGCAGCGGCGCGCGGGGCGCTCGTCTACCAGGAGCAGTGCGCTGTCTGTCACGGCGCGACAGGGGCGGGCGACCGAGCCACGGGCGCGCCCAGCCTCAATGACGATCTCTGGCTCTATGGCGGATCTCGAGCGGAAATTCGCCGCCAGATTGAGCTTGGCCGCGGCGGCGTGATGCCGTCCTGGGAGCAGCGTTTCGACGCCGGCACGCTTCGCGCGCTCGCTTATTATGTCCATCAAATGGGCGGCGGCGAGCCGGACGCGGGGCCTCCGTCTCCAGTTGCGCCAGCGGCGGGCGCACCCGCGCCTGCAATTGATCAAGGTCAAGACGAGGGCGCCACCGGCAATGCTACGCCCTAAGCGTGGGCAAGGTCACACTCATCGATAGGCGCGAAAACGAGCACAGCATCGACGCGCGCGCCGTCAATTCCAAAGAGGCGCGCGAGCTTTATAAAAAGCGCGAGCAAATCTACCCAAAGCTCGCGCATGGGACATTTCGTAACCTGAAATGGGTGGCGATGATCGTCCTGTTGGCGATCTATTATGTGACGCCGTGGCTCCGGTGGGATCGCGGTCTTGGCCGCCCAGACCAAGCGGTGCTGGTGGATTTCGAAGGCCGGCGCTTTTTTTTCTTCTTCATCGAGCTCTGGCCGCAGGAAGTCTATTATTTCGCCGGTCTGCTTATCCTGGCGGCGTTCGGCATCTTCTTGTCGTCGGCTTTGTTTGGCCGGGTCTGGTGCGGCTATGCGTGCCCGCAGACAGTGTGGACCGATCTCTACATTTACGTCGAACGCTGGATTGAGGGCGATCGCAACGAGCGCATGCGTCTGGCCAGAGCGCCGTTCTCTTTGGACAAGGCGCGCAAGAAGATTTCGAAGCACGCGATCTGGATTCTGATCGCCGCCGCGACCGGCGGCGCTTGGGTGTTCTATTTCGCTGATGCGCCAACGCTGTTTCGTGCGATCTTCACCGGCCAGGCCGGTGTGGCGGTCTATCTTTTCGTTGGGCTCTTGACCTTCACGACGTATGCGCTCGCCGGCACGATGCGCGAACAGGTCTGCACCTATATGTGCCCGTGGCCGCGTATCCAGGCGGCAATGACCGACCAGCACGCACTTTCGGTCACCTATCGCGCCGACCGCGGCGAGCCGCGCGGCCCGCACAAGAAGAACGAAAGCTGGGAAGGGCGAGGCGATTGCATTGATTGTCGCCAATGCGTCGCGGTTTGTCCGCAAGGTATCGATATCCGCGATGGCGACCAACTCGAGTGCATCAATTGCGCGCTCTGTATTGATGCGTGCGATGAGATCATGGCCAAGGTGGGCCGTCCCAAAGGCCTCATCGCTTACGACACCCATGTGAATGTCGAGAAGCGACAGCGGGGCGAACAGGCAGGAATCCGCCTTATTCGTCCGCGCACTGTGCTTTACGCTGTCTTGATGACCGTCGTCGGCGCCATCATGCTTTTTGCGCTGCTCACGCGTTCGACGCTCGACCTCAATGTCATTCGCGACCGCAGTCCGCCGTTCGTGCGTCTCGCGCATGGCGGCGTGCGCAACGATTATACCTTGAAGCTCATCAATATGGCGCCGCGCGCGCGCCGCATCCGCATCGCCGTGAGCGGTCTAGACGGCGCCCATTTCATCGCCAACGGCCATAGTGTCGAAGCCGATGGCGCGATCGAAGTCGAGGCACAGGCCGATGGCGTCGCCAATGTGCGCGTCCATGTGGCCGCCGGCGCCGAGCGTGGCTCGCATCCGATCAGGTTTGAAATCACAGACACTGAAACCGGCGAGACCGCAACCAGCGCCTCGGCCTTCTTCGCGGGGAACGCGCCATGAGCAGAGCGTCCTTTGAACTGCGTGGCGGCCATGTGCTGGCGGGGCTGTTGCTTTTCTTCGCCGCCATCATCGCCATCAATGTCGCCTTTGCGGTCGCGGCGGTACGCACCTTTCCCGGCGAAGACGAGCGGCGCTCCTATACACAAGGCCTGCACTACAATGACGTGCTCGCTGAGCGGCGTGCGCAAACAGAACTGGGGTGGCGCGCGCGCTCCGAATTGGCGCGGACGTCATCGGGCGCGCGGCTCATTGTCCACTTAGCGGACCGCGCCGGCGCGCCGATTGACGATGCGGCGATCAATGCGGTGCTGCGCTGGGCGCCAAATGAGAGTGGCGATCGATCCTTGCGCTTCACGCCGATCGGCGCTGGCGCCTATGCGGCGGATCTAGGCGCGCTCTCAGCAGGGCGGTGGGAGTTGCGCGCGCGGGCTGAAGGCCTGAGTGGCGCCGCGCTGGATTTCGAAGCGGAGCTGACATGGCCGACACTTTAGCGGCGGGTTGCCCTTCAGGTTTGTCCGCGCCCACTGAAGATGAGGCATTGCCGGCTAATCTAGCTGTCTTTGTCCGCAAAGGGGCGCACGGCGACGACGTGCTTGAGCTGATGGTGGACGGTGCGAGCTGCGCTCAATGCATCAAGAAGATAGAAGGAGGGCTTCTGGCTTTGCCGGGCGTTGCCGATGCGCGGCTCAATCTTTCGACCAAACGCTTACGCGTCGCGTGGCGCCCTGGCGCGTTAGCGCCGGACAGCATCGCCGCGACGCTCGCGCGGCTGGGTTACGCCGCCGCGCCTTTCGATCCGGAATTGGCCCAACAGAACGTCGACGAGGAAGGCCGCTTCCTCTTGCGTTGTCTGGCCGTCGCCGGCTTCGGCGCCATGAACATCATGATGTTCACGACGCCCGTTTGGTTCGGCGACGATATGGGCGCCGACACACGCACTTTGATGCATTGGTTCGGCGCGCTGGTGGCCGTGCCGTGCGGTCTCTACGCGGCGCAGCCTTTCTTCCGCTCGGCCTGGAAAGCGCTCCGCGCCGGCCACGCCAACATGGACGTGCCGATCTCGCTCGCGGTGATGCTGACCTTCGCCATGAGCATTGCCGAGACGGCGATGGGCGGCGCGCACACCTATTTCGACGGCGTCACCATGTTGCTCTTCTTCCTGCTGATCGGGCGCTATCTCGATCACAGGCTGCGGGAGAAGGCGCGCAGCGCCGCGCGCGAGATATTGGCGCTGCAAGCGGTGAGCGCGCGCCGGATCGGCGTTGACGGCGCCGTCGAAGCGGTCGCAAGCCGCGATATCGCGATCGGTGATCGCTTGCTGCTGGCCGTGGGCGAACGCGCGCCATGCGACGGCGTCATCGTTGAAGGCGCGTCCGATCTCGATTGTTCAATGCTGACTGGCGAGACTTTGCCGACGCCCGTGCGCGCGGGCGATGCGATTTTGGCCGGCGCGATCAATGCGAGCCGGCCCATCACCATGCGCGCCGAGGCGCGCGCGGAAGATTCCGCCGTCGCAGAACTCGCGCGCCTCATCGAAGTCGGCGAGCAGGGGCGCGGGCGATTTGTCCGCCTCGCCGACCGGGCGGCCGCGCTCTACGTGCCGCTCGTCCACGGCGTGGCGCTGCTGACCTTAATCGGCTGGCTTGTTGGTCCGCTGGCGTTTCGGGCCCTCGGCTTTGATGTCGCTGAGCCAAGCCTGCGCGTCGCACTCGCCAACGCCGTCGCGGTGCTCATCATCACGTGCCCTTGTGCTTTGGGTCTTGCGGTGCCCGCCGTGCAGGTGGTGGCGACGGGGCGTCTCTTCAACGCAGGGGTTCTCGTGCGCTCGGGTGATGCGCTGGAGCGTTTGGCAAAGGTCGACACTGTCGTCTTTGACAAGACGGGAACGCTGACACTGGGCAAACCCAAGTTGATCACTTCGCCCGATGAACAAACACTCCTGGTTGCGGCCTCGCTGGCGCGCGTGTCGCGTCACCCACTCTCGCGTGCACTCGTGGAAGCCGCTGGCCCAGGAGCGGCCGTGCCTGGCGCGACCGAGATTCCAGGCGAGGGCGTGGAAGCTTTGATCGAGGGCAGAAGCGTTCGACTCGGTAAACGGACCTTTGCCGCGCCGGGTGAAGCAGACGCGAACGATGGCTCGCCGGAACTCTGGTTCACAGCGGGTGACGGCAAGCCGGTGAGATTCGTCTTCGCGGACGCGCTGCGTCCTGATGCAGCTGAAGCCGTCGCTGCTCTGATGGCGCGCGGTCTGCAGATAGAGATGCTCTCGGGCGATCGGCCCAGCGCCGCGGAAGCGGCGGCGCGGGCGGCCGGTATAGCGGATTGGCGTTCGAGCGTGACCCCTGCCCAGAAGACCGCGCGTATGCAGGCGCTAAGGGCGTTAGGGCGCAAACCCCTGATGGTTGGCGACGGTTTGAATGATGCGGCGGCGCTTGCGGCCGCGCATGCGTCGGCTTCGCCTGGTCACGCCTTGCAAGCGAGCCAAGCGGCTGCAGATCTGGTGCTGCAAGGCGATGCGCTCATGGGTTTGGTCGAAGCGATTGATGTCGCCAAACGGGCTGAGCGCCGCGCCGGTGAAAATCTTGCTTTCTCGGCGCTCTACAATGTCATCGCGGCGCCGCTCGCGGCGGCGGGGTTCTTGACGCCTTTGATCGCAGCCGTCGCCATGTCGAGTTCGTCCCTGATCGTGACGCTCAACGCTCTCCGTATGCAGGGGAAGCGCTGATGGATATCCTGATCTTCCTCGCGCCCGCCGCTATTGTGATGGGCGCCATCGGGCTTGTCGCCTTTCTCTGGAGCCTGCGCGCGGGCCAGTACGAGGACCTCGAAGGCGCCGCGCACCGTGTGCTGATCGACGACGACGAAGACTAGGCGATCGGGCGCTTTTGCGTTGGCGCAAGGGCGCCGGCGCGTGGTCGTTGCCTTTTGATCCGGCGCAATCGCCATCGCTTCGATCTGTGGTGTTGTGCTTGCGGAGAACCGACATGATTGCTTCAGCCACGCTCAACCTGCCGACCAAGTTCCGCCTGATCCGATTGGAATTGGCGCGCGAGCCACGCCATCCCCAGGGGGATTCGCACATCGGCTACACTGTGGTGGCGCCGCTCGAGAAAGACGGCCGGCTCGATATCGAGACCGCCCGCGCGTTCAAAGAGGCCTGCCGTGTCGTGCGCTTCCACGCCGCGCGCGAGCACGAAGAAGGATATCTGCGCCGGCGCCCGGGCGGCTCGTGGGCGTTTCACTACGATTTTGATGATGGCGGCGAGGACGACGATCCTGCCTACCGGCTGGGCGATCACCGGTTCGTCCGCGGCGAATACGTCACCCTCCAAGAAGACGAAGGCGAACACACGTATCGCGTCGTTTCGGTCGAGCCGCTCTAACGACCATGAGTGGCGAATTGAGCCGACTCGCCAGCAATCTGGCGCTCGCGAGCGGCATGGTCGGGATCACGGTGCTGATGCACTTTTGGGGGCTCGTGCTGCTGACGCGGCTTGTATCGCACGGAGGACGGCGCCTGCGCGCTCATGAAAGCCATGGACGCGCAGGTATACTTGTACTGCTCGGCGTGTTCGGCGTCTTCGCACTGCATACATCGGAAATCTGGGCCTATGCTTGGCTCTACCAAGGGCTGGGCGAGGCGGCCGCATTCACCGACGCGCTTTATTTCTCGACCACCGCCTTCGCCTCGCTTGGATTTGGCGACATTGTGCTATCGCCGCGTTGGCGCTTGGTCAGCGCTATCGAGGCGGCGAATGGCGTGATCCTGTTTGCTTGGTCGACGGCGTTCCTGTTGGCGCTGACGCGGCGGCTCGGCGTCTTCAGTCACGATTGGCTGGGGCACCCTGAAGGCTAAGTGTCAGGCCGCTTCCAATTCGTAGAGTGCGCTCGGGTTGCGCATTACAACATGGCGCGAGCTTGGCAGCGCGATCGCGGCGTTGCGCTCGAACTCGGAGAAGGCGCGCGACACAGTTTCGATCGTGAGGCCCAAATAGTCTGCGATGTCGGCACGCGACATGGGCAGGTCCATTTCGCGCTTCGCGACGAAGCGATCGGCTAGTTGCAGCAAAAACGCGGCGACCCGCTCGCCGGCGCCCTTGCGGCCGAGCACGAGGGCGTGCTCGCGGGCGGTTGTCAGTTGTTCAGAGATGAGCTGGAGCAGCGCGCGTGTGGCGCGGGCGTCGTCTGCGGCCGCTTTGTCGAGCGCGGAGCGGCGCACCATCACGATTTCGGAGCTGGCCAGGGCTTCGGCGGAAAGCGTGTGCGTGTCGCCAAGTTCAAGGCCGAAGATATCGCCCGGCAAATGGAAACCCAGAATCTGGCGACGTCCGTCGCTGGAAAAGCGCATGGTGCGCACAGCGCCGGAGACCACGCGGTAGACATACTCGGCCGCTTCGTCTTGGCCGAAAATCTCTTCGTTGCGTTGGAAACGCATGCGCACGCCGCGAAGCGTCACGCCGCCAAATTCGATGCTGTCTTGGGGCGCCTGCGCCGCCTTTGGGATGTTGAGCGTTTGCGTCCGCATGACCAGCTCCGTCTTGATGTGCATCAAGGGGTAGGCCGATCCCGGGCCTCGAAAAATTCGGGATCAACGCTTAAGGGAAAGCCCTTAGTCCTTCCGGCCTAGACGGAGAGGCGCAGCGGACGGGCGCCGTGTCGCACGCTGAAGCGACCCCGAACCTAGGCGCTGGGGCGTTTGGTCGCTGGTCTACCTTCGCTGAAGTCGATGTCAGTGCTCACAATCCGGTCGGCTAGGCGGATCGGCTCTCGGCCGGTAAGGTTCTCTCGGGAGCAAGCGAGCAACGGGCGCTTCGCGCAAAATCGGAATGAGAGCGGCCTTGACGACCATGCACGTAGTTTGTGACGCACCCAATGAGGCATGCCTCCCTCGCATAGGTGGGGTTTCGCTCCGGTGAGTGGGTTGCTCCCCGAAAGCATACGCGCCTTCCTGGCGCGGCGCGGGCGCACCTATGCGCTGACACTCGCCGCCTGCGCCTTCGCCTTTTTGCTTGCACGGTTGCTCGGGACGGCAATCCCGGACCTGCCGCGCTTCATGCTGTTTGCCGCCGTCGTTGTGGCCGCGAGCCTGTTGGGCGGAGCGGGCCCTGGTCTCTTCGCGACAGCGCTTGGGCTTCTCAGCGGGTTTGCGATCCAATCGGGTGAGCCGCACAGCTCAAGCGCCTCGGCCATGTTCGTGGTCATCGGTCTGAGCGCCTCATTAGTGGGTTATTGGGCGGAGCGTGGGCGCCAGCTTGGCGAACAGGCGCGGGTGACGCTTGCCGCGCGCGAAGCGCACTTGCGTTCGATCTTTGACACCGCACCCGAGGCCATGATCGTCATCAACACCGAAGGCATCGTGCAATCTTACGGAGCCTCCGCTGAGCGCATGTTTCAATGGCGCGCCGCCGAGGTGATCGGACGCAACATCTCGATGTTGATGCCGCAGCCATTTTGCGACCAGCATGACGGCTACGTGCATCGCTATCTGTCGACCGGCGAAAAGCGAATTATCGGCATTGGCCGCATCGTCGTTGGGCAACGCAAAGACAGTTCAACCTTTCCAATGGAATTGGCCGTTGGTGAGGTAAACTCAGAGCACGGACGCTTCTTCACGGGCTTTGTGCGCGACCTCACTGACCGAGAAGAGCGCGAAGCGCGGGTCGAACAATTGCAAGCCGAGGTCGTCCATATCTCGCGCCTCTCGGCGATGGGGGAAATGGCCTCGGCGCTCGCGCACGAACTCAATCAGCCCTTGAGCGCCATCGCCAATTATCTGAACGGCGCCAAGCGCCTGCTGTCGCGCGGCG
This window of the alpha proteobacterium U9-1i genome carries:
- a CDS encoding cytochrome c oxidase subunit CcoO, with the protein product MWKFHKWFERHTLLLLIGILVVVSIGGLVQITPLFFIESTIERVDGVRPYTPLELAGREVYVREGCYVCHSQMVRPLRDEVERYGHYSLAAESMYDHPFQWGSKRTGPDLARVGERYSDEWHRAHLVDPRSVVPESVMPPYAFLEAQELDTAHMDAHLRANRMLRVPYTDEQLANANSDARAQAEPLGSNAYDFEQRYPGVAVRDFDGDPNRVTEMDALIAYLQMLGSGVDFSTYRADAPENER
- a CDS encoding cytochrome c oxidase subunit CcoQ, producing MTYAEASHFAQTWGLLLLLVLFVGVLIYTFWPGNREKFKRAAETPLQDEDEDGRQD
- a CDS encoding cytochrome c oxidase subunit CcoP; this translates as MADKIERDDHSGTDTTGHEWDGIKELDTPLPRWWLYIFYASIVAAIIYWVLMPAWPLANGYTRGLLNWSDRRNVAAEVQTLESSRAPMFERLAHASSSDLARDPELQEFARAAGESVFGDNCQTCHGAGGAGAPGYPVLADDVWIWGGSMDEIEHTLRVGIRSGHPDARLSMMPAFGRDRLLTDAQIGDVTEHVIAVSSARTRLPPDMRAAARGALVYQEQCAVCHGATGAGDRATGAPSLNDDLWLYGGSRAEIRRQIELGRGGVMPSWEQRFDAGTLRALAYYVHQMGGGEPDAGPPSPVAPAAGAPAPAIDQGQDEGATGNATP
- a CDS encoding type cbb3 cytochrome oxidase biogenesis protein CcoG (involved in Cu oxidation), coding for MGKVTLIDRRENEHSIDARAVNSKEARELYKKREQIYPKLAHGTFRNLKWVAMIVLLAIYYVTPWLRWDRGLGRPDQAVLVDFEGRRFFFFFIELWPQEVYYFAGLLILAAFGIFLSSALFGRVWCGYACPQTVWTDLYIYVERWIEGDRNERMRLARAPFSLDKARKKISKHAIWILIAAATGGAWVFYFADAPTLFRAIFTGQAGVAVYLFVGLLTFTTYALAGTMREQVCTYMCPWPRIQAAMTDQHALSVTYRADRGEPRGPHKKNESWEGRGDCIDCRQCVAVCPQGIDIRDGDQLECINCALCIDACDEIMAKVGRPKGLIAYDTHVNVEKRQRGEQAGIRLIRPRTVLYAVLMTVVGAIMLFALLTRSTLDLNVIRDRSPPFVRLAHGGVRNDYTLKLINMAPRARRIRIAVSGLDGAHFIANGHSVEADGAIEVEAQADGVANVRVHVAAGAERGSHPIRFEITDTETGETATSASAFFAGNAP
- a CDS encoding type cbb3 cytochrome oxidase biogenesis protein CcoH, which encodes MLAGLLLFFAAIIAINVAFAVAAVRTFPGEDERRSYTQGLHYNDVLAERRAQTELGWRARSELARTSSGARLIVHLADRAGAPIDDAAINAVLRWAPNESGDRSLRFTPIGAGAYAADLGALSAGRWELRARAEGLSGAALDFEAELTWPTL
- a CDS encoding type cbb3 cytochrome oxidase biogenesis protein CcoI, with the translated sequence MADTLAAGCPSGLSAPTEDEALPANLAVFVRKGAHGDDVLELMVDGASCAQCIKKIEGGLLALPGVADARLNLSTKRLRVAWRPGALAPDSIAATLARLGYAAAPFDPELAQQNVDEEGRFLLRCLAVAGFGAMNIMMFTTPVWFGDDMGADTRTLMHWFGALVAVPCGLYAAQPFFRSAWKALRAGHANMDVPISLAVMLTFAMSIAETAMGGAHTYFDGVTMLLFFLLIGRYLDHRLREKARSAAREILALQAVSARRIGVDGAVEAVASRDIAIGDRLLLAVGERAPCDGVIVEGASDLDCSMLTGETLPTPVRAGDAILAGAINASRPITMRAEARAEDSAVAELARLIEVGEQGRGRFVRLADRAAALYVPLVHGVALLTLIGWLVGPLAFRALGFDVAEPSLRVALANAVAVLIITCPCALGLAVPAVQVVATGRLFNAGVLVRSGDALERLAKVDTVVFDKTGTLTLGKPKLITSPDEQTLLVAASLARVSRHPLSRALVEAAGPGAAVPGATEIPGEGVEALIEGRSVRLGKRTFAAPGEADANDGSPELWFTAGDGKPVRFVFADALRPDAAEAVAALMARGLQIEMLSGDRPSAAEAAARAAGIADWRSSVTPAQKTARMQALRALGRKPLMVGDGLNDAAALAAAHASASPGHALQASQAAADLVLQGDALMGLVEAIDVAKRAERRAGENLAFSALYNVIAAPLAAAGFLTPLIAAVAMSSSSLIVTLNALRMQGKR
- a CDS encoding type cbb3 cytochrome oxidase biogenesis protein CcoS (involved in heme b insertion), producing the protein MDILIFLAPAAIVMGAIGLVAFLWSLRAGQYEDLEGAAHRVLIDDDED
- a CDS encoding hypothetical protein (kef-type K+ transport systems, predicted NAD-binding component); the protein is MSGELSRLASNLALASGMVGITVLMHFWGLVLLTRLVSHGGRRLRAHESHGRAGILVLLGVFGVFALHTSEIWAYAWLYQGLGEAAAFTDALYFSTTAFASLGFGDIVLSPRWRLVSAIEAANGVILFAWSTAFLLALTRRLGVFSHDWLGHPEG
- a CDS encoding transcriptional regulator of Crp/Fnr family codes for the protein MRTQTLNIPKAAQAPQDSIEFGGVTLRGVRMRFQRNEEIFGQDEAAEYVYRVVSGAVRTMRFSSDGRRQILGFHLPGDIFGLELGDTHTLSAEALASSEIVMVRRSALDKAAADDARATRALLQLISEQLTTAREHALVLGRKGAGERVAAFLLQLADRFVAKREMDLPMSRADIADYLGLTIETVSRAFSEFERNAAIALPSSRHVVMRNPSALYELEAA
- a CDS encoding two-component oxygen-sensor histidine kinase FixL, encoding MLPESIRAFLARRGRTYALTLAACAFAFLLARLLGTAIPDLPRFMLFAAVVVAASLLGGAGPGLFATALGLLSGFAIQSGEPHSSSASAMFVVIGLSASLVGYWAERGRQLGEQARVTLAAREAHLRSIFDTAPEAMIVINTEGIVQSYGASAERMFQWRAAEVIGRNISMLMPQPFCDQHDGYVHRYLSTGEKRIIGIGRIVVGQRKDSSTFPMELAVGEVNSEHGRFFTGFVRDLTDREEREARVEQLQAEVVHISRLSAMGEMASALAHELNQPLSAIANYLNGAKRLLSRGGEVDPRAVEAVDKAVGQALRAGDIIRRLRDFLSRGEGERSVESLSKLVHEACGLALVGAKESGVDVRYELDPHLDRVLVDRIQIQQVLVNLVRNAMESMHGQARRQLLVSTLIDGDMAVVSVADTGAGLDPLIAEKLFQPFVTSKAQGMGIGLSISRTIIEAHGGRIWTEPNPDGGAIFHFSVRLAPDEETVT